In Brassica napus cultivar Da-Ae chromosome C2, Da-Ae, whole genome shotgun sequence, the sequence CGAATTTCATACAACAAATAACATACCCAACATATTtcaaattaaactaaatatatgtagcataatttttaatttttttaaagaaaatcgaACCATATCCAGACCTAACcgggtaaaaaaaattacatggaACAAGAGCTAAAATAGCCAAGACCGGTCCTAAAATATCACGAGACTATTTTAAATAGTTGAATGTCCACCCACCCCTTTATATATACTAGGGGCATTgcctccgcgcaagcgcgggattgtggacagagttcttgtttcatctcaatatttgctagggttattgtagttgtgaattttgcgttttgagttgtttttcaagttttttttattgttatagggttagagttgtaatgatgaactgtgtatgcattgttctccacttatgaaggactaaactgtgttagtaatgtgattgatatagttcgtgttGTTGTTTGATGTGTCattgagacttattgtttgtttgtctttttaatttgtttcttgtaatgttgagagtacataaatgatattaaagttgttgagagtacattttgtttctggatattttttctccagtttagttgtgtaagttgtgtgtattaaataataatttttattatccttattatgtttgttatatgtttttattttatttttaaacttgttgctcttaccggacatttaaaacaaatacatgaagacttgtagaaataactataaaatgagtgacagttCCGAGTATTTGGGCTTTAATGAGGtttaaacgaatttatgtatttctcataagaagacaataataTTGGCCTGTTGACATTGGGCATGaaagctatttttataagataagaggagtgagcaggtggagctgttgttgccgcctttgtgtctgtCGGGATTGTGTCTTGTATCTCTTGTTGTGGctgtgtttgtttatcttttatttcgtcttctaaacaaaaatcattgtaaGTTGTATTTATAAGAGTTCATAACTTACTctactttttttgtttaggtaatttcactgatcttggttgtcgtcttcgtcttcttcgttgcgaaagtaagtttgtaaattgttaaatagctggccgtgtagtttgtatttgtttagctgactcgatgtatgtgttgttgcgaaagtaagtttgtaaattgttaaatagctggccgtgtagtttgtatttgtttagctgactcgatgtatgtgtcgttgagttttagttgggGTGATTGGTTTAGTAAATTTGatttgaagtttatttctaagattagaaaaaaaagaggtgatcattaatgattcgttttttttttggaattctagtttatggtgttttgattgtttgggttgttgtggtttcttttaagctgtaaaataaaagtttgtgtaaaattagtttgatcAGTATGGGAGATAAATAGATGACCACATAATTtgggtaggaaatatttttgattattgatgttagcacaatataaataataatataatgggaattgtgtgttgattgtttcttacggatcaatgaggagacggataacaACCCGAGTTGGTTCTTTGCTAAGGTCAGAGCCTTGGACAGAAcggatttgcccaaccacatctgcaagtttaaatatcagttatgataacgaaacatattataaacccagatgcaatatgataatatacatgagagttctaggtttgtgtttgCAATCACTTGGAAATTGTCAAACAGTCTAATTATgcttggagattgatctcaggagcacccgtgatgaattcatcaataatagttggtgagatgaaacgaatgaggaatggatgatcaattatcttgtacatgcttgagcacctagcaacctcaaaacgatcgactttcacaatggaaccggctttcaaagatggcatgtaatgattagcacgtccggcgGGAATAAACCCAAAAATCACGGAAtctgtaaataatattatttaacaaagaatcaggaaatcaattaaaaacaattatattaaataagtgtgataaatcgaagattaacttacattttcatcaaggaagagaaccgtgattcccataaactcactgtctttcttgaagcTCAGGAAATCCCATAAGCGAGGAGgttagaggctatgctctgactactacgaccaacacggagagactcgaaggtttaTTGATGGATGCCGGGAAcgccggtttgaggaactggagaggcagagagacattttctagaagatcgtTAAAgataagaggaatcaatgagttttgtgaagatgcagattgggttcatcaaagatgagaatcatatgtatatatagggtaaacagaaaggctacaaatcaggaacatttaagatcaagcgatttaagatggggagatgaagagttcaccggtgaaaaaatagattacgaacagacacacagcgcaactctgtaactcagacttgtctaagacaatgatgaaaagaaccctaactcatgttaaacgaagacaatttacaatatggaaaaactataattgttgttttttcatataacgtgatgaacctcattttaaaatgaaactcataataaaCTTGTAGGCCCGGCCCACagagaaaaccgaagaagcaaaggtttcctaccttcataaatatatattagtttcggccatcaatgtacaaagtatcctttagtttagtggtataaatattggtgtttatatctcatttttcacattttttaaaaatggaatcTACCAAAATGCTGACGTGTCGCCTCAAGAAAGAGGGAActatactattatattatagattttccACCGTTGATATTATTCTTAGggtattaaatttaataaatgataTGTACTGTTATTACCTATTGTGGTGATGTTAGCCTTGAGGGCTTCACCTGCGATGGCCATAAGATCTTTGGACAAGTTGATTCCAATGTTCCCATCTTTATCTTCTTGTTCATAGACCTACATGGCATGGAAGCGTGTCTCACGTACTGGTTCATGGTTCCGAAGCGGAAACGGACTCGAAAGCGTGCGGAATCGCTCGGAAGCGTGTCGGAATCGCGGTTCCAAGAAAAACAGATATGAAAGCATGATGGAAACGATGAATCCTATTTGGAAGCGTTTAAGTTTTATATTGGaatcgtaaataaaataaaaaaggaaaaattaaatgttttgagttttatttctttaacTGAAAACCCtagtaaaaaaaaggaaactgaaAAGACTAGGACAAAGTCGTCGTTCTCATCTCTTTTACACTCCTGAGTTTctatcatttttcttcttcgtacttttatttagatttttatttctttgttaattgttatattcttcttctcctttacaCAAACATGAGATTTGTAGTTTTATATGTATCGTTTGTAGAACCTAAAATcgacactaagtatttgatagtgatcgggagttTGATCTAGGGAAAACGAATGATGTAGGCAatgatatttttagaatacAACGATTTAAACAGTTTCCTGTAGAtaaaaatggactttattgatgaaaaagatcgaatacaatgagttgaactagatctaatgatacAAATGAGATCGGTAAAGAAAAGAACTAAGATTGGGATGAAAACAAGGTCGATGTAtgtgtgtagctctctctagggttttcaacgtgtgtTTCTTCATGTCACTTCTCCTTCCTTTATAGTAAGTCGACCTCGTGATCTTCGTAACTTCTCCGCGATCTTCGAGACTGCTCTGCGATCTCCGGGATCTTGAAGTCTTCGTTTTCGAGCTCGATTGCTTGCTATGGGCTTCAGTTCCTTACGGCTCATATCTTTGATCGCGGCCCATTAATGTACTAaccgaaattgggtccaacatttgtcccccaGCCTTTTGGTTTACTTGGGAAACCGAAAGGGTGAAAACTAACGTTACCTGGCGGCGTCGCGATTCTCGGGAAGTGGGACATCACGTGCATCGGGTAGATTTGACTTGTCGGCCATTTTCAAATCGTATGGTCAAGATCGAGAGTTCGTGGCCGGTTAATCTTTAGTGTTTCGGGaaccatttatatatatatatatatatattatactttactGGATGGATCGTCTTCTTCGACACTACAatccttctttctctttcatcgTCTTCCTCTTGGTACTTTCTTTTTCCTGTTCCGAATCTATGGCGCTCAAAAAATTTGGTCCTCATCTCCCGACGATCATCGAGCCGAAACATATCGAGACCCTTTACGAGCTCTGGGGAATCATGTATGCCGTTGAGATCGAAGCACCCGAAGATGGCGAAACTCCGGAGACTATGAGGCCGGGGTATTGTGGGGCCTACACGTCGCATTTCCACGACGGAGGTTTTTCATTTCCTCTTCCTCGCTTCCTTCTCGAGGCGCTCGCGGAGCTTGGGATGGATTTTGCCTAGATGACGCCTAATTTCTGGCGCTATTTCTTGACTTTGTGGATCCGAGCTAGGGCGGAGGGTCTCAGGTTCGGCCTCGAAGAATTGAAGCAGTTGTTTTCTATTAAGAGGAACAGTGGTTTCCCTGGAACAATGATTCTTGCTCTTCGGCCTGGCCGTTCTATTATAGATGGTATTCCTAACAGGGATGACCGGTGGAGGgagaaatttttcatttttaagattAATCTGGCGTCGGTCGGCGACTTTGATTTTGAGACGATCCCTAGGGTGTGGTCCGACGAGATTGGTAAGTTTTttgagtttcttcttttttttgttctatttctCGAAAAGAATTTTACTCTTCGATTTATTTTGGCGTTCTCTAACTTCTCTTTGCTTATTTCTAGAACCCTTTGGTTCTGCGCCTATGACTCCCGAGCTTCGCGGGCTAATCGCCACTTTGCGGTGGGATAGCCCTCGATGGCTCGCACTCACCGTAGATCGAATTCGAGCGGCTTACGCTCTTCCGCCGGGTGAAAACCGTGCTACTCCCGTTGGTTCGGTGGTACCTGTTCGACCGGGAAAAGGTCATCGCGATAAGAGTAAGCTGATCTTCTTTTGTTTGGGAAGATTCGAATGTCTTTGCGTCGCTCAATTCGCCAAATATGTTTTGTTCAAGGGCGAGTGAGAAGGAGGTGCTACCCGACCGTCCTGACGAGTCTTCCAAAGGTAGGTCGTTGGAGCGATCTCGGAAAACTCGGCGTGGACCGTCCCTTAGGACGAGATCGCAGACTTAATCTCCCGGTCTTTTGGTTAGGCCGGTATCGATCGCTGTTCCCGTAGGTGGGGCTCGAAGGGCGCCGAACACTTTAACTGGTTCTGTCGGTGATCGAGCTCTCGAAGACGAGATCTATTCGATGACTCACCGACGCCGACGTCGATCTCACGAAGAGATTAACTCTGTGAGTTCGAATTCCCCAAGCTCGGAGCTTCCTCCGCCGTTACGAGCTTCTGACGAAGGTACTTCGCAGGTCGACCCGAGC encodes:
- the LOC125582223 gene encoding uncharacterized protein LOC125582223, which encodes MTPNFWRYFLTLWIRARAEGLRFGLEELKQLFSIKRNSGFPGTMILALRPGRSIIDGIPNRDDRWREKFFIFKINLASVGDFDFETIPRVWSDEIEPFGSAPMTPELRGLIATLRWDSPRWLALTVDRIRAAYALPPGENRATPVGSVVPVRPGKDSNVFASLNSPNMFCSRASEKEVLPDRPDESSKGGARRAPNTLTGSVGDRALEDEIYSMTHRRRRRSHEEINSVSSNSPSSELPPPLRASDEGTSQVDPSARLSDVQKTSSWRFLYDDEVPILENLEGLALIWGKIREKGCELPPLDDMRERDAYVRMAVASAKAMEASNEYAALMEKRLADFPSKEEAGGHLLTIQQLRGELETVREKLVATEAEKVALQTDLDLMKEKHRREIEGCKETDLKERSLARRSLAQECDAVHAVVKDKLRKRKEETDTEVRARIEALTEYSEGGFELEEELGRLKDREISLDLDYGVASVSEPSLSRLDLPEVSGDSVDQE